One Aegilops tauschii subsp. strangulata cultivar AL8/78 chromosome 7, Aet v6.0, whole genome shotgun sequence genomic window carries:
- the LOC141027319 gene encoding uncharacterized protein, which translates to MRTANIVSFIPFKLSIDGGNYSKWRQMFAFVLSKFHAEDHVTEDTDPLHADAVWRNDDVTIVLWIYATIFDDLYDVVQSPNNTAYTLWRELEVFFHDNAAGRAIHIGAEFRATVQGDLSIAQYCRRLKQLADVGEPVSKRTLTLQLVRRLSRRFQMMATLLPMQQPFPTFNQARSRLLLEEIGLAERERVEGASALSVQISGDPADKGKARASPTDKGKGPASPSTSDRQCGGRGHGRGRSRGTPPGGAPLPIGRGGQQPWLGYFAPWGSAPPSPQQWREPLVPPNSAGVLGPRPGAQHRAYPTGVPSSSNTPHWDQQVMMAHAFANMQLQQPSGGQEWIMDSGATSHIAGPSGNLDKLTLPSLHTPSTITVGDGSVIPVLATGSKTLPPHPFHLNHILLSPRIVQNLISVRCFTRDNWCIVCFDPFSFTVKAMATGRTLMRSSSSGDLYPFLQNKGDSLALSTTGSGALWHLRLGHPSPTSISILAKDFLDSCNNLQVSHCDNGGEFLPSSLRDFLSRSDVVYRLSCPYTSSQNAKAERLIHMTNDILRTLLVQMWCQAGVDYGETFSPVVKPATIRTVLSIATSSSWPVHQLDVKNAFLHGHLVETVYNAQPTGFIDSSRPRDVCRLNRSLYGLKHAPRAWFSWFTGYLRSLGFVASKADSSLFTLHRGAHAAYLLLYIDDIILTASTPSFLQSIIHNPQV; encoded by the exons ATGCGCACCGCTAACATTGTGAGCTTCATCCCCTTCAAGCTCTCCATCGACGGCGGCAACTACTCCAAATGGAGGCAGATGTTCGCCTTCGTGCTCTCCAAATTCCATGCCGAGGACCACGTCACCGAGGACACCGACCCTCTCCACGCCGACGCCGTCTGGAGGAACGATGATGTGACCATCGTCCTCTGGATCTACGCGACCATCTTCGACGACCTCTACGACGTGGTGCAGTCGCCGAACAACACCGCCTACACCCTCTGGCGCGAGCTGGAGGTGTTCTTCCACGACAACGCCGCCGGCCGTGCCATCCACATCGGCGCCGAGTTCCGGGCTACCGTCCAGGGCGATCTCTCCATCGCCCAGTACTGTCGTCGCCTTAAGCAGCTCGCCGACGTTGGGGAGCCCGTCTCCAAACGCACGCTGACCCTGCAGCTCGTTCGCAGGCTAAGCCGCCGCTTCCAGATGATGGCGACCCTGCTTCCCATGCAGCAACCCTTCCCCACGTTCAACCAGGCCCGATCTCGTCTCCTCCTGGAAGAGATCGGTCTGGCCGAGCGTGAACGCGTCGAGGGCGCCTCTGCTCTCTCCGTCCA gatcTCCGGCGACCCTGCGGACAAAGGGAAGGCCCGTGCCTCCCCAACCGACAAAGGCAAGGGGCCAGCCTCTCCCTCTACCAGCGATCGTCAGTGCGGTGGACGCGGGCACGGCCGTGGTCGTAGCCGTGGTACCCCACCCGGAGGTGCTCCTCTGCCGATCGGGCGCGGTGGCCAGCAGCCCTGGCTTGGGTATTTTGCGCCGTGGGGCTCGGCGCCTCCATCCCCGCAGCAGTGGCGTGAGCCTTTGGTGCCGCCGAACTCGGCGGGCGTCCTCGGCCCCCGTCCCGGAGCTCAGCACCGGGCCTACCCCACCGGTGTCCCGTCCTCCTCCAACACTCCGCACTGGGACCAGCAGGTGATGATGGCGCACGCCTTCGCCAACAtgcagctgcagcagccgtcgGGAGGCCAGGAGTGGATCATGGACAGCGGCGCCACGTCCCACATCGCCGGACCCAGTGGTAACCTCGACAAGCTCACTCTGCCTTCTTTGCATACTCCTTCTACCATTACTGTTGGCGATGGTTCGGTGATTCCTGTCCTAGCTACTGGTTCCAAAACCCTCCCTCCCCACCCCTTTCATCTCAACCATATCCTTCTTTCTCCACGCATAGTTCAAAATCTTATTTCTGTTCGATGCTTTACTCGTGATAATTGGTGTATTGTTTGTTTTGACCCTTTCAGCTTTACTGTGAAGGCCATGGCCACTGGGAGAACCCTGATGCGCTCCAGTAGCAGCGGCGATCTATACCCTTTCCTTCAGAATAAAGGCGACTCCTTGGCGCTCTCCACCACTGGCTCCGGCGCGCTCTGGCATTTGCGGCTTGGCCATCCTAGTCCCACCTCTATTTCCATTTTAGCTAAAGACTTTCTAGATTCATGTAATAACCTGCAAGTTTCCCAT TGTGACAATGGGGGCGAATTTTTGCCCTCCTCCCTTCGCGACTTCCTCTCTCGCTCCGACGTCGTCTACCGCCTCTCCTGCCCGTACACATCCTCGCAAAATGCCAAGGCTGAGCGCCTCATACACATGACCAACGACATCCTTCGCACCCTCCTA GTACAAATGTGGTGCCAG GCTGGTGTGGACTACGGCGAGACATTCAGTCCCGTGGTCAAACCAGCCACCATTCGTACCGTCCTCAGCATCGCCACTAGCAGCTCGTGGCCAGTTCACCAGCTCGACGTCAAGAATGCCTTCCTCCATGGGCATCTCGTCGAGACGGTGTACAACGCGCAACCTACCGGCTTCATCGACTCCTCGCGGCCTCGGGACGTGTGTCGTCTCAACAGGTCGCTCTACGGGCTCAAACATGCTCCTCGGGCTTGGTTTTCATGGTTCACCGGCTATCTTCGCTCCCTCGGCTTCGTCGCGTCCAAGGCCGACTCGTCGCTCTTCACCTTGCATCGCGGGGCTCACGCCGCCTATTTGCTATTGTACATAGATGATATCATTCTCACTGCCTCTACGCCCTCCTTCCTCCAGTCAATCattcataacccacaagtatag
- the LOC109736531 gene encoding cinnamoyl-CoA reductase 1: protein MAAAAARKSVCVTGAGGFVASWLVKLLLSKGHYTVRGTVRDPGNAKNAHLKALEGAGERLELLSADLLNYDSIASAVAGCEGVFHVASPVPSGRSTNPEEEVIAPAVTGTLNVLKACYEAKVKRVVMVSSIAAVFNNPNWPKGKVFDEDSWSDEDLCRKGEDWYFLSKTLAEREAFAYAAKTGLDVVTICPSLVIGPLMQSTVNASSNILLNYLKGERDTVENKIRNIVDVRDVADALLLAYENPEASGRYICSSKPVKVSDMISVLKTLYPMYTYPKNFTEVEENTIYSSEKLQKLGWTFRPLEKTLGDSVESYRASGVLN from the exons atggcggcggcggcggcgaggaagagCGTGTGTGTTACCGGCGCAGGAGGCTTCGTCGCCTCGTGGCTCGTCAAGCTCCTCCTCTCCAAGGGCCACTACACGGTCCGCGGCACCGTGCGCGatcccg GTAATGCCAAGAATGCTCACCTTAAGGCGCTAGAAGGTGCTGGGGAAAGGTTGGAGCTGCTCAGCGCCGACCTGCTGAACTACGACAGCATTGCATCAGCAGTTGCTGGCTGTGAGGGCGTCTTTCATGTTGCTAGCCCTGTCCCTTCTGGCAGATCAACCAATCCTGAG GAAGAAGTTATAGCCCCTGCTGTAACAGGCACACTGAATGTCTTGAAGGCTTGCTACGAGGCGAAAGTTAAGCGAGTTGTTATGGTGTCTTCAATTGCTGCTGTGTTCAATAATCCTAACTGGCCTAAGGGCAAAGTCTTCGATGAAGATAGCTGGTCAGACGAGGATCTCTGCAGAAAGGGCGAG GATTGGTATTTCCTTTCCAAAACGCTCGCAGAGCGTGAGGCTTTTGCTTATGCAGCAAAAACTGGGCTGGATGTTGTAACTATTTGCCCATCGTTGGTAATTGGCCCCTTGATGCAGTCTACAGTAAATGcgagcagtaatattctccttaATTATCTCAAAG GAGAACGTGACACTGTGGAAAATAAAATCAGGAATATAGTGGATGTCCGTGATGTTGCCGATGCTCTTCTGTTGGCATATGAAAATCCAGAGGCGTCTGGACGGTATATCTGCAGTTCAAAACCAGTAAAAGTCTCTGATATGATAAGCGTACTGAAGACCTTATATCCAATGTACACTTATCCCAAAAA CTTTACAGAAGTGGAAGAGAATACCATTTATAGTTCGGAGAAACTTCAGAAGCTAGGGTGGACCTTCAGGCCTTTAGAGAAGACCCTGGGGGACAGCGTGGAATCCTACAGAGCATCTGGCGTCCTGAACTGA